The Lycium barbarum isolate Lr01 chromosome 11, ASM1917538v2, whole genome shotgun sequence genome contains the following window.
AGTTTTATATCCAAGGAATGGGGACAATTTTACTAACTACCATCTTTCATGTTTTGCTCGATTTGCCTCGCCTCAAGTTTGGTTTTCCTTCTCTCTATCAAAAGATCTCTGCTTTTGGTTGACAGAGTGGGCTAGAATGATAGTTTCTTCCACCTAGGTATTATCTACCATGACATATTGACATAAGTTACTATACTTATTAGCAGTTTGCTGCTTATGACCTAAAAATATGCAGTACCACCATGCACATTATCCTTATCAATGAGCTGTCTTTACTTATTTCACCCCAAATAACAGGTAGTCCTAGATGATATTTCAACCACATGAATACACATCCAAGCTGCAATAATCTGAAAATCTACTTAACTTTATACCATCTGACTTGTTAATCCTTTTCAAATTTCCATCACCGTGGATAATTTAAGCATACAAGAATATCCACAGCCCACAAAACAGAGTATAACCGAACACAGACACTACTCCTAGTTTGTTCAGTGAATCACCAAATAGACAATTCCCTGAACACCTTGAGATGCACAAATtggaaaaacacaacaacaacaacaacaaaaacatacccagtgaaatcccacaaagtggggtctagggagggtagagtgtatgcagaccttacctctaccttgagaaggtagagaggttgtttccggtagaccctcggctATGCAGAACTTTAGAGTGCGCATTCACATGGGAGATCGGAGCATATCCTACTGCCTGTTGACCTTTATACAGAGCATCTAAAAGAACTTATCGCAGAACTATCACATGATATTAACTACAAACTATTTGGAAAAGTCAGAAGTTACTCAAATTGAACATTCACAAAATCCTAAAAAAAAGTTTGCTTTGGTCCTTATATTTGCAACAACCTAAACATACTTACAGGAAAACACAACCTTCACGAGTTTCCATAAATATTCTTCCTAAATTAGAAGGCATTCAATTCAAACATGTTAAAACAAAACCTGATAGAAAGAACACAATCGCGACAAATCAGCAAACAAAAAAACAGCATAACCAAATAAGCAATGGAACAAAAAGATCCTCAAAACCAAAGGGAAAATAACACATCCAGATCCCAGAAAACATAAACAGAAGAAAATAAGTTGAAATATGAGAATACCCAACAACTATTTTACAAATTTAGTTTCTTTAACAACAGTTATACTTGAAAAAACAAAACCAACTTAACAGATCTTTGGTCAAATTAATAAGATGACACAAAATGTAACACCCACAATATTTTAGCTCCTAAAACTTCCAAATAATGATATTATCAACTAAATCTTGGCACAATAAAAGTGGAAATAGAGTTTTAAAAAAGGAGCTTACATTTCTTGGCCTGAAGTAAATTCCTCCCAGTTGAAGCTTCATTAACAAAAATCCCATCtgtatcataaaaaaaaaatgtcaaataaCATAGGTAAGAACATCCatagcagaaaaaaaaaaaatggaaaaaaataattCATAGAATAAATACCTGATAATGAAGCTGAAGCTGAAACACCAGCTAAAATGGAGAAAGAAAAGAgtaaaaaaatacaagaaaaacaATGTTTCAACTCCATTGTTGTAATTATGAGCTCTCTTTTTTTTCCTGATCTAAAAACAATCAATATGCCAAAAAGATTAGTTCTTGGAAGAAAGTTTTAACAAAAACTAAAGAAAAATTTGATCTTTGAGAGAAACACAGAAATAGAAAGAGATGTATATGTTCTCTTTCCTTTTAACAACTGTTATATCTATGTTGTTCTTGCCAGCTAATTTTGATACAGTACTTTGTTGTGTATATGTTCATAGTGGatatatttatattcatattttttCTTTAAATAGAAATATAATTTGGGTTTAATAGCGACATATAATTGAAAATATACAAGTACAGCATTTACAGCTAACGCCGTTCCACGCGGAAATTGGCTTTTTCATGAACGCGTTATGTATTTTCATTTTCATCTTAAATtaggatgattttttttttatgtggaTGTGACTTTTTGAGATTGAAATAATTATTATTAGAGGTAACGGTAAAAACACACTTGAAGTAccgcttttttaaaaaaaaaaaaatctagttgAACTATTAGATGTGCGAGTTTTCTATCTCAACTATTACCAGCTAAAGTTGAgttgtgttttgataaatagttcaGCTCGAAAACTCGCACactgatagttcaggtagaaaactcAAGAAAATAATGATAATTCAAGTGAGTTTTTtgccattattattatcattagaGTTACTGTTAAACCTGTCAATGGTAAAAGAGGAAGATAGAAAAGGTAAAGGTCAAAGATTGAATTTTTGGACTTGAGTAATGTAAGAAAATTTACTTCGTCGAAAAATTATATAGTAatgtagatatgtatatataaattattGAATTGTGTATGCTTTGCAAGGTGAAGATGCAAATGCAACTGTGATATTTAATAATTGCTTGGTTAGTTATTTGGTAATTTAGCGATGATGATTATGGTGGTTAATGTAGGAAATACTTTTGTTTTACGTTTAAGATGGCTATTTCTGCTGGATTTACTTCAACCCTGATCTAAGGAGAATTAGTTACTCATTAAGAAGTGTGTAATCTGAGGATTTCTTATATGGTATCTTAATTAATGCGTACAAGCTTGTTACTTGTCTAATGTTAAGCCTATTATTATTAGCTTGAGCCTTGAAACCAATAAGAAAGATTCGAGCCTGAAAAATAGCTTCTGATTTTGACATTGTCCTccttctcttcttttttctttggcTTTTACTGCATTCCAAAAATCATGTTATCTGAAAAGTCACTACTaccccgtttggattggcttataagttgatcAAACCGGcagcttaaattaagttaaaaagtgaaTATAATAAGCTAAAATTAAAAAGTTGTtcaaccccaacttatttttttggcttaaaaagtATTCTAAGCACTTATacttaaaaaatcatttttttcagctaatccaaatgGACTCTACATTTAACTGTCAATGATGAGTGGATTcattatttaaaaataagacaGAACTTGCTATAGCGGGTTAAATTATGTTGACAATGTTAACAGTTACTCCCTAGTCCCTCTGTCCATTTTTACATGTTTTGTATATTAAAAATAGTTGTTCATTTTTATTTGTTTCTAAATTAAGAGATAATTTATTATTTTGTttctattttacctttattattaattattgggttGGAAATTTTAAGAAATTGTTAGTGACTGCACAACTTTTATAAAgtatattttattaattttaattaTCAGATGACTTAATAATAATTAGTGATAATAtagtaaaattattattttatttatggcTTCTTAAATAATGTGTCAAGTCAATACATGATAAGTGAAAAATGGACGCGGGGAGTATTTACTTAGGAATACATAATAGATAATGAAAATTGTGATTTGACTTTTTATTGATTCGCCACATCACATAGCATTTGACAAACAACGTGTTGGCCTTTTGCTTCTACCAAATTAATTTTCTATGAGCAAGTGCAGGTTGAATTAGAGAACCAAAACCAACAGACATCCACTTGAACCTTTCTCTAACGACGACTGATGTTTTCTAGAAAGGCTTGTAATTTACACACTTGTCCAAGTcaggaaaaaaaaattgcagaTTCGTCATTTACATCAAATTATTAAACTTTATCAATTTAGCACTCCATCATACATAATTAATATACGTTCTTCCATCAGTTTATTACCTAACCATAATACATTAATTTAGTTAAATGTAGTAAATATCTCAAGTCGATCCATGGAAGTCAAGCATGAGGTTGATGCTCTATAAAAATTTACTCACAGCGAGTTTATATATCAATTTACATGATTTGGTATAAACACCCAATGCAAGCAAGTATTTACCAGCTTCACATACTGATCTTTTGGGTCCCAAATCCAACAAACTAAATTATCTTTAATGGTATTTCTAAACATTATTTTATCACATTCATAACAAATAATTTGCATCTTATAGAAATACTTTTCCTGTACTTTGTAATTCATTGTTTAATACTAACTTAATCCAAGAAATACTTTTTCTGTACTTTCTAATTCATTGTGTAAATAGTAACTTAATCCAGTGATAAGGGAAAAGTAACAATCAAATGGGATAGAGGGATAAATTAAGATGGTACACATACGCTTTTAAACCCTCAAAAGGCTTTCTTTTAAGCTTTTCCTTTAAGATGTTTAACAGTTCAGTATAATCAACATCATCTTGCAGTACCATAACTGCAAGTTCTGTAAAGGACAttgtacaaaaaagaaaaaaggaaaacttTGTCACCACTGCAGGAGTGCATAAGCTAACATCTCCATTTGCAGCATAGTTAGCAGTTAAAACTCTCGTCGCGTTGTCAGAATACTCGAACCTCCAATCTTTCAATAATCAACACAAGAACCGCCGCCTCTGCAACAAAACATTGCAGATTTCAGACTAGTCCACGAAGGATTAACCGAAACCATAAACTTTCAGAACGAAACAAAGATAAGATAGGTTACAAGAGCATAGAAAATAGGATATATCATATGTAGTGTTATGGCTATGAGTTGCCATTTAGCTTTAGCACATTTTGTTGTGACTTGAAAATGCGTCCTATCGGTGTCCCTTCAGAAGATATGAGATTGTACAAAATAAAAGATTCAGCAGTTATAACGCATATCTTGCCAGTAGCTCGAGAGTATCTCACACAAATCAAGCCGATATATAGGTAAATGAGGTATGGGATATGTGCTTCTAGGCCTTGTATAAACTCATCGTTCAATCATCATCTCGATAGTGGATCAATAGAGATTATCATATGAACTTCGTGAAATGCCATTTTATCAGAACTTGACTCCCTCTTCTCAACCCCTCTTTTcctcatttcccatttccaccaTGATGGCAATGTTATCAGTAGCAGACAATCTCGGAGTGTAACTGCCCATCGACTTACCAGGCCTTTGCAGGAAGGATGCTAAAGCATGATAATGTACAACCATAAAAGTAATGAGGCAACAGAGTGAATCTCCTTCGTTTTAGTTTTCCAATTGGATCACATGGAAACAACCCCCTTGACTCTTTGCCATACATGGGAAGAAATTTAATAAACAATAGCAGACATATGCAAACACTATCACATGATCAGCTAAGCACATATATAGTGATTGAAACTGTCTAGCTGACAAAATAATGATGACCAACAATATGTTAATATTGTTACGTAATGCTTACATGAAATCTCGACTCTTTTAGGTTTTCCAATAACTCTGCAATTTCAAGTTGCTTCAACACCGTTGCATGCAATACCTGTTGAACATGTAAAACATAATAAGAGAAACACTCCAATGTCAAAGCCTTACAAGCCTCATTGATGAGCCTTACCCTTTTTGTTTTTTCTAGGTCAACCTCTACGGACTTGATCCTGTTAAGTGATTGATGAAGCATTCGGTCCTTCTCTGCTGGGATCTCAGCGGGCTTTTTGTTTATTTGTTccaatatattttccaatttttgaagACGCTGCATGCACAGATGGGCCTCCCCTACTCTTTCAACTGCTTCATCATTGACAGACGAACTGCTCCCTTGCTGTTGTTCTAATGCATTAGTCGGAAGAACATTTGTCTGTTTCCTCCAGTACTCAAATGGCAGACTACGAATAAATGCGAAGACTTTTAGTACGAAAGGAATCAGTTTCCTTTCCAAACAACTGAAACAGCTGCTCAGAATCTTCTCCTGGATTCTTTCACACCAATGAATTGCCCATGTACCTAAAAAGCAAGAATACTGGACATGAATCCCACAATATATGAGTTCTGAAATTCATACACACAAGAATCATTATTTCTTCTAGGTTATCTTTTCCTTGGAGGGTGGAGAAGTGTGGCGAGGCAGTACAACTTCCTCTCAAGTTTATTATAACTTCAGACACGACCCATTCGCACCAAGGAATTCCATTATCTTTCTTGCCAGTATTACCAAGAATTTCTCTTTTTTTGGAACGAGGCTGAGGCTAATAGTGTTCTCTAATTAGTCTGCTATGATTTTGTAATGTTGTTTATCGTTTTGTACTGGAGTGGAGTTACACTCCAGAGAAAAACTTATATGTGCCTACAACCATACATTGTTTTTCCAGTTGATTTGAAAATTGTAGAACTACGAATGTAGGCTATCAAATTTTAAAAGGAGTGTTCACATGAATAAAATAGAAAAGTTAATGTCCTACAAATAAGTTCAGTGACTTGGTTAATAAATTTTAGATAAAGTGTCTGGTTCATTAATAGGAAGCTTGGCCCAAACGTTTACAAAAAAACTAGGAAGAAATTCTACTTTTTATGTTGGAAATAGAAAGATAATGTAAATGTCTAGGCATTCAAAGTATTTCTATTTATCTTCTTATTTTAATAAGTTTATGAAGCCAAAGGACCATGGTAAGCTCAAACTCTTTCAATAAAGGACCTTCGTGTATTTTCAATAAAAAACATTGAGGGGGTAAGTGAAAATTTCTCAAAGGATTAGTTGTTGGGAAATTTGAAATACATCTGAATTAGGCCTATTCCAGAAATTAGAGGCATAGCTGATTAATTGACCTAAATTAATGATCCATCCAATGAAAAAAGGGGAGGTGAGAAACATAAATTTAACATTTTAACTGAACATCACCTACAAAAAGTAAAACGGAAACATAAGATAGCAACTGTTAGCATTAAAACTAGAGGAGAGTAAGTTCTGAGAAAAATCTGGAAAATATGGTCAGAGGAGATAAGCTGATTTTGAATGACGAAATACGATTAGCCCTAGGTGAACATGAAAACAAAGGACCATATCTTGGAATCGAGAATTAAATTCAACTAATAGCACTTTATAATTCTCGTGGTGTCTTTATATATACCAAGTCACATCGTACAAACACACTAGTGAAGGTAGCTAACGTTTTGATGGAATTCATGATTAACAAGACAAATACCTTCAGAATTAGGCAATCTATTAGTGGACCAATTCATTGGATTGCTCACAGGAGACTGTTCTTGCCAATGCAGCAATCTATGCTCATTAGCGACACCTCGATCATCTAGGCTGAATTCATCATCACAGCTGCAATAGGCTGTTGAATCTGATGACCTAGCCTATGAAACCAATATTAATAAGTCAACAAAAAGGAGTGATATCTAAAGAAGCGCAAGTACACCATGCTTTGCAAAACTCACTTCTTCATCAACCGGGTCCAGCCTAAAAAATGAGCTACTAATTCCCCTAATTGGTGAACACGAGTCATCAGCATCTGATACTGAATCACTTGTGGATGTGTCGCTACTCCTTCCCTGACCACAAAATAAATTGTCATACAGGGGAAGGcacaaaatgaaaaagaaaaagaaaaagcagCATGTTAAAGTGAAAATCTACCTTTGAAGGGCGTATCTGAATATAGGATTCAATTTTCCTTTGGTCACCGATTTTTCTAGAGATTTCCTTCACAGTTGTTGCCTCTACGTTATACACAAGCTAAAAGCAGAGGAAAAAATAACAGGTTATTACAAACTATTTCTAACCTCCAGGACTAATTAATATGTCATAGAAAGAAGAATATAACTGAACTGGCATAGCATACCTTCATTACTTCAGGATCACTCCATGGACCCTTGTTAGATCTGAGGCAGCCACCCTCAAAACAACATGTACAAGAGCCGCCTAAGAAGTCAGGCAATTgacttttagagagagagagagagagaaagagagagagaaacaaTCAGATAAAcggttgaatgattttattcttcAAAGGGAAAACATAGTACAAAACAAATAATGAACCTTGGGTCAATAACTTCAAGTAGTTTACCCAAAGATTTGGGGTCAAGCACCTGCAAAAGTAAAGATTGGAACACCAAGATTCAGTTAATTGTGGTTTGAGAGAGtgcgaaaaagaaaaagaaaaaaaaaaaaaaaatatatatatatatatatatacggtttCCTCTACTACCTGTACTTTGGCAATAGTCTTTGCATCCAGAAATTTTTGAGCTGCTGGCCAGAGCATCTTTTTGAAGCCAGGGCCAGCATTGACAATAAACATCCGATGCAGTGTCTACATATAGTTGTTGGATATTATTAAAGGCATGCCATGACAATAGAGTCTGGATAAATTACTTGGACAATCTGATTTATGTTCATAATTAACAGCCATACCTCAGGATAATAGCTATTATCAATTTTTGCCATGGCCGCCAAAAGACTAGCAGCTGTCCTTGTGAAATTTTTTATCCCCTGCATTGACAGCATACCACATTAGAAGTTGAACTTGAATAATAACCAATAGTAGTAATAAAACATGAGGTACAAAACTCTAAAAACTAAACACAGAAAATTTCCTTGAGTGGAAATGATTGGTTAGATGGAAGCGGTACAAAATTGTAGTAATGCAAAAATATACTCAGAATATCCGCACTGCTGCATAAGGGCGTAAATGAAACGATTCGGAGAAAGAAAATCCAATACTCTTTTTAGTGTATGAATAAGCTGGAGAAAATTGATGAAAGTAACTGATCCAGACTCTTTTTCGTGTATGAATACCACTAGAATGTTTTATGCATGTCAATACGACCTAGCAACAGAAAAACTGGATCTGGAGTCAATGCAATTAAATCCCTAAGTGTTCAAAATGGTTCAGAACCGTGCAGATTAGAAAGCCATACAAGTTAGAAACAATATCAATTTGGTAAATTAGCCACCGATAGAATTAACATACTAAGCCTTGCACGTCCAAAATTGTAGTTGTTGTGCAGATCCTTTTCTTTGCGGCAATAGAACAGGCAGGGAACTTCTCATCTAGTGCCCTTTCAAATTCTTGGACATGATATTTTAAGTAGCGATCAATTGTGGTAATCCGCATTAGTTTGTTCGGATGAGCTTGTCCAAGCCTTTCGATATAAACAGGTCTTCCCTCTCTATCAACTCCATGATATCCTTGTGGGTAAAACTGCAATACTTCATCCAACTCTTCAAAATGAAAATCCTGAGCAGTCACAAGTTTCAATTAGAATCTACAATTACACAGAACTATAGTGAAATTAAGGTTCAGATAAGGATATTAAATACCTGCAATATTGTGTCTGCTCCATACTCTTTCCTCCAGTTAAGCATTTCTTCCCACATCTGAATAGTTTTCTCAACATTGAGATCCTTTGCCTTCAAGAATCTACACAAAATTAATGTTAATAAAATTAGGTTATAAACATCTGGAGGCAAGATACAAGGACACAATATGCAGGTGCAGAAAACAAAGATGTCTAAGATCCATCTTCATCCATATTTCTAATGACAACTACCATTGTTAGATAGCTGTTCATATGCATGAAAATTTAACGGAACAATTTTTCAGGAAAAAACAGAAACTAACCTCAACAACGTATGGTATTCATCATGCCTGGGTGGCAACAAATTCCTTTCAAGGAGCCTTTGACGTAATTCACAGACAGCATTCTCCTCTTTTGCATCACGCACATCCTCTATCGAAACCGAAGGGAACCTGTAGTCAACTTTcctttttcctcttttcttcAGAGAGTGAGTGAACTTGTTTGAAGCATTTAATGCCTTTTTCTTGAAAGCACCAATTCTCGAACGTCGTCTTTCGTCCTCTGAAACCTCAAAGTCTGATCTTCTTTCCCTTACGTCATCATAAGCATCCAACCATTCTAGAATACAAGAATTATGAAGAATATGCGTATATGAGTATAAAGAGAAAATGCACAAACTAAGGGTGTGTTGTTTTGtacggaggaaaatattttcccaTGTTTGGTTAATCAAAATCAAGTTTcttaaaatgaggaaaatgacctccctagtggaagtagggaaaacacgTTCCATAAGAgacattccaagttcattattttctcCCCACCAACCCAATACCTAACCCCCACCCTTGACCATCCCATCCAGCCCCACCCCCAACACCCACTCCTCATCTCATCCGACACCTATAGTATTTTGCTAGATTCATATAATTGCTCTtgggatgatttttttttttttttttttttttttgtgcttacTTACCAGACGCTAGAAAATAAGTATGAAACCCACTTGTgtttcaagaaaacattttccttcatcccaaacacaccctaaatcaTCCATAGCAGTTCTTAGAGTCAATTATTAAATGGGAACACAAACCTGACATCCTTGCGACAAGCCAGATGTAAGAATGATGGAGGAAGCGTGGCCCTTAATGTTCAAAGCAATCTAAGCTGTTCCGCAGGAAAACCATCCGAGCTCAAGTTGCACTACTTCATATGGGACAAGAAGAGTAACTCAATCAAAATCTCAACTTAACACAGAGCAGAAAGAAATGAAAGATGACACAATAACTAATGTCTGGAAGATATGAAAAACATTAATTGATGAAAGTCGCATGTATTTTCCTataaatttgaaacatattcttcCTATGCAAAGAATCCTCTATTTCATCATCTAGAAATCCATTCATTTCGGGGGAAGTGCTCGCCCAACATGgcggaaaacattttctctagaaaaacaagttccttaaaaatgatgGAAAACGGCTTCCTTAGTGgaaatagggaaaacaagttccatgaGTGGCATTCCACATTAATTATCTAATACCCAccccccaacacacacacacacacacacccacccCAACTCCATAGCACATCCCCCCGCCCCCACACCGCTAGCCCCCCATGTCAACCCCACTAGTAGTCCTAGATTATATATAAACGCCTTTGGGAAAACATTTTCTACTTATTTACCAAACGCCAGAAAATAAGTAAAGTGAACCATTTATTTTTCAGAACAATATTTTGcgtagaaaacattttccttcataccaaacacaccctaaatagGAAAATGAAAATCCATTTCCTGGACTTTTCACAGATCTGAAAAGTCCATAATGCATTATCAAAACACTCCACACCACACAGAGTCAATTAATCAATCAACTATGCCTCAATCACAAACTAGCGAGTGTTTGCTATATCACATAACCTAAATTCAACTATTTCTTAAACTGATTAGTACATTCACTTAAATGCTAAGTTTTCATCCATCAAAAACAATTTTAGGCAAAAAAAATTGGCAAAAGATTAGTACTTCTATGAAAAAATAAAAGCAGCAAATTGATGATCACATAAAAACTCAAAAAAGACAGTAAATTTAGCTCAGATCTCACAACCCCACATCAAAATTTATCCCAAATAATAACAAGAATCATCTAAAACACATAAACACAAATAAAAAACAGAGCTTTTTAACTTTTACAAACAAAAAAACccacaaaaattaaaaaataaatgataAAAACCTTACCTGAACCCTAAAATCAAGCTAAATCACCAATTAACAGAGCTTTTTTGCATTGATAATCTGAAAATCCAACAATTAAACGAAACCTCAATAAAACCCAAAGCTTTAATTATATCAAATCAtaaatttcaagaaaatcctTTGCTCAGCTGAGAATGaaaatgaataataataataataatagaggaATGAAAAAGAAAGATTTCACTGTAATctatataagcatatatatatatcaaaaatataCACAATACACATGGCTTATgctttttctctctctatatgTATATGTGGAGAGAGAGTATCTTTTGCGCCACTTTTTATATATTATGCtttgctttttcttttattttctttttaatcttttACGTGTCACTTTTTAAGCATAAAAATTCAAAATAAGCACTTCTAGAATCTTtacatggaaaaaaaaaaaaaaaaaaaaaaaaaaagagaaaaagtaaATAGCGTGCTTAAACCTTTCATTTCAATATTACTTTTCATCTTGTGCTTTCCCTATACAAACATAAAGATGAAATTTTAAGTTGAAGTTACATCTAAAATTACATGAATTGCAATTAAAAAATCAAAATTGTTGGGAAAATAAGTAACTTGAATAGTAAAAATATTATTCCATATATTTAAAACTTTGTGACAATATTTGATTAAGTATTCACTTTAAAAcataaagaaaaaaattgaaacgtGCAATTTTTAACATGtcatgatatttctgttacaatACTGCATAACAGTATGTTGTGATTAATATGATATACtccatctgtctcaatttatttgacattttttttaatcaagtaaaaaaatgatatattttatatttagtgataatttaactttatattttACTTTATCCCGAGATGATTTATACTCATGCAAATATTTATGATTTGTTTTTAAATCACAAATTTTAAAGtcttcttttcatttttaaaatGTGTGCTTAGTCAAacattatatcacataaattaaaatggagGAAGTCATATCTTTTATATTActcgatttttttatttttattttttggtcaaAGGTAAGAGTATAGTTTTATGTATCTAAGTAAaggaaataatatttttattttttggtcaaAGGTAAGAGTATAGTTTTATGTATCTAAGTAAaggaaataatatttttattttactttaaatTTT
Protein-coding sequences here:
- the LOC132620428 gene encoding phosphatidylinositol/phosphatidylcholine transfer protein SFH13, whose amino-acid sequence is MSEWLDAYDDVRERRSDFEVSEDERRRSRIGAFKKKALNASNKFTHSLKKRGKRKVDYRFPSVSIEDVRDAKEENAVCELRQRLLERNLLPPRHDEYHTLLRFLKAKDLNVEKTIQMWEEMLNWRKEYGADTILQDFHFEELDEVLQFYPQGYHGVDREGRPVYIERLGQAHPNKLMRITTIDRYLKYHVQEFERALDEKFPACSIAAKKRICTTTTILDVQGLGIKNFTRTAASLLAAMAKIDNSYYPETLHRMFIVNAGPGFKKMLWPAAQKFLDAKTIAKVQVLDPKSLGKLLEVIDPSQLPDFLGGSCTCCFEGGCLRSNKGPWSDPEVMKLVYNVEATTVKEISRKIGDQRKIESYIQIRPSKGRSSDTSTSDSVSDADDSCSPIRGISSSFFRLDPVDEEARSSDSTAYCSCDDEFSLDDRGVANEHRLLHWQEQSPVSNPMNWSTNRLPNSEGTWAIHWCERIQEKILSSCFSCLERKLIPFVLKVFAFIRSLPFEYWRKQTNVLPTNALEQQQGSSSSVNDEAVERVGEAHLCMQRLQKLENILEQINKKPAEIPAEKDRMLHQSLNRIKSVEVDLEKTKRVLHATVLKQLEIAELLENLKESRFHRRRFLC